One Bacillota bacterium genomic region harbors:
- a CDS encoding methyl-accepting chemotaxis protein, with amino-acid sequence MKNRRKFTMKRMSIKNVSVRNKLRLGFFALIVVFLISSAYTVFSLYSVNDLLDQQAQMIDQVDQIMELSAVIHKKGISVRDFVITEESTYVLQSTDYSKAAHEIIAALGETIYDVEGLEDQAAYLDQIKALTDQYDTIVNHMTMAVDFGDPISMSDYQKLNVLLDEIIASGQELKELFEAERDQAHNDTLAYVATTQYTNFVLLIVSAILGIVLATLISSAIAKPLEGMVRFSDEIASGNLTVKDLTLGNDELGKLGLSLSKMKTELTRVIGAIINTTKDVEIYSEELAASSNEVSASIEEVASTTNQFASTTEEISGRANQMSSFANEVSTKASSSIDFLEKAVSQISETEAVVVELTKTVEQLGVRSSEISRILDMINEVADQTNLLALNAAIEAARAGEHGRGFAVVADEVRKLAEQTGRATVEIAELITGIQQDTNLAVVRTASGAKQLQDGTQQLNVAQSNIQEMEQLILELIDQIQEITAATTEISSGSQNIASATEEQSATLEEISNTSEQLKTIAGKLSDVVSLFQIGE; translated from the coding sequence ATGAAAAACAGGCGAAAATTCACCATGAAGCGGATGTCGATTAAAAATGTCAGTGTTCGCAACAAACTCAGATTAGGATTTTTTGCTTTGATTGTGGTATTCTTAATCAGCTCGGCCTATACAGTTTTCTCGTTATACAGCGTAAATGATTTGCTTGATCAGCAAGCGCAGATGATTGACCAAGTGGATCAAATCATGGAGTTATCAGCTGTGATACACAAAAAAGGCATCTCTGTGCGAGATTTTGTGATAACAGAAGAATCTACATATGTGCTGCAGTCGACAGATTACTCCAAAGCAGCCCACGAAATAATTGCTGCTCTGGGAGAAACCATCTACGATGTAGAGGGATTAGAAGATCAAGCAGCTTACTTAGATCAGATTAAAGCATTAACGGATCAATATGATACCATCGTGAATCACATGACCATGGCTGTGGATTTCGGTGATCCTATCAGCATGAGCGATTATCAGAAGCTGAATGTATTGTTAGATGAGATTATCGCTAGCGGCCAGGAGCTGAAGGAGTTGTTTGAAGCGGAGCGCGACCAAGCGCATAATGACACACTCGCGTACGTAGCTACGACTCAGTATACCAATTTCGTATTACTGATCGTGTCTGCCATCTTGGGAATAGTTTTGGCAACTCTCATTTCCTCTGCGATCGCGAAACCTTTAGAAGGTATGGTCCGCTTTAGCGATGAGATTGCCAGCGGTAATCTAACTGTTAAGGACCTGACACTGGGTAATGATGAGCTCGGCAAACTCGGCCTGTCTCTAAGCAAAATGAAGACTGAATTAACCAGGGTAATCGGTGCAATTATTAATACAACTAAAGACGTGGAAATATACAGTGAAGAGCTAGCAGCCTCGTCCAATGAGGTTAGCGCTTCTATTGAAGAGGTTGCCAGCACTACCAATCAGTTTGCCAGCACCACTGAAGAAATCAGCGGAAGAGCCAATCAGATGTCGAGTTTTGCTAATGAGGTTTCTACAAAAGCTTCTTCCAGTATTGATTTCTTAGAGAAGGCAGTCAGCCAGATTTCTGAGACTGAAGCAGTGGTTGTGGAGCTGACCAAAACCGTGGAGCAGCTGGGAGTGCGCTCGTCAGAAATCAGCAGAATCTTAGACATGATCAATGAGGTTGCAGACCAAACAAATCTTTTGGCTCTCAACGCAGCCATAGAAGCGGCTCGGGCTGGCGAGCACGGACGGGGCTTTGCTGTGGTAGCAGATGAAGTCCGCAAGCTCGCTGAGCAGACAGGGCGTGCAACTGTAGAAATTGCTGAATTGATTACCGGCATCCAGCAGGATACTAATCTAGCTGTTGTGCGAACTGCATCGGGTGCTAAACAGCTCCAGGACGGTACCCAGCAGTTAAATGTAGCTCAAAGCAATATCCAGGAAATGGAGCAGCTGATTTTAGAACTAATCGACCAGATTCAAGAGATCACTGCAGCAACTACCGAAATCAGCTCCGGATCTCAAAATATTGCTAGTGCTACCGAAGAGCAGAGTGCTACTCTAGAAGAAATTTCCAATACAAGTGAGCAGTTAAAGACGATTGCTGGCAAGTTATCTGATGTTGTCAGTCTCTTTCAGATTGGTGAATAA
- the ileS gene encoding isoleucine--tRNA ligase, whose translation MEKNDYQKTLQLPKTDFPMRANLPKREPEMLKHWEENQFYQKLQADGKEKELPLFVLHDGPPYANGNIHIGTALNKILKDFVIRTYSMDGYLAPYVPGWDTHGLPIELRAIKDLGVDRDKVTQLELRQKCREYALKYVDVQREEFKRLGVWGDWENPYLTLSPEFEAKQIEIFGKMASKGFIYKALKPVYWCMDCETALAEAEIEYSDNRSPSIYVRFAVTDGKGIVSEEDTYFVIWTTTPWTIPANLAICLNPNLTYVNVSTEKGNLIVAKGLLEDFVKAVELEQYEIVQEFVGSELEGIACQHPLMDRDSIVILGDHATLEAGTGCVHTAPGHGHEDYLVGLNYKLPILTPVDEHGVFTEEAEQYAGIKITDGNKKIVEDLEAVGALLKLDFVSHSYPHCWRCKDPVIFRATEQWFASISGFREAMLDAIKQVEWIPEWGVDRITNMVAERGDWCISRQRTWGVPIPLFYCDKCDEALISEEITDHVADIFRSEGSDAWWTREAAELLPAGFKCPHCGSDEFTKETDIMDVWFDSGSSHAAVLQQRDDLRWPADLYLEGSDQHRGWFQSSLSTSVAVFNEAPYKSVLTHGFVVDGEGKKMSKSLGNVVGPAEVIKQYGADILRMWVASADYRGDIRVSPEILRQLSDAYRRIRNTARFILGNLNDFSPETDQVPYQELEEIDRWALDQLVVLSGKVKKAYRDYEFHVVYHNIHHFCAVDLGGFYLDVLKDRLYCDQPNGKKRRSAQTAMYTILLELVKLLAPITVFTADEIWQHLPKPQSAPESVHLARWEELPDQYRDETLRNRWSKLLEVRRHVTKALEDARAEKKLGSSNEAVLTVTAASSMVEQLQQISESLAMLFIVSKVELVKSDEAGIQVDVNLADAEKCDRCWRHDSSVGEHEQHHVCNRCYTVIANSSAE comes from the coding sequence ATGGAGAAAAATGATTACCAAAAAACATTACAGCTGCCTAAAACTGATTTTCCAATGCGAGCAAATCTACCAAAGCGCGAGCCGGAAATGCTCAAGCATTGGGAGGAAAACCAGTTTTACCAAAAGCTGCAGGCAGATGGGAAAGAGAAGGAACTGCCCCTCTTTGTTCTGCATGATGGACCGCCATATGCGAACGGAAATATTCACATAGGGACAGCATTGAATAAAATTCTCAAAGATTTTGTAATCCGCACCTATTCGATGGATGGTTATCTTGCTCCCTACGTTCCTGGTTGGGATACACATGGCCTGCCGATTGAACTGCGGGCGATCAAGGATTTGGGAGTAGACCGCGATAAGGTGACACAGCTCGAACTGCGGCAGAAGTGCCGGGAATATGCCCTCAAATATGTGGATGTTCAGCGGGAAGAGTTTAAGCGCCTGGGAGTTTGGGGTGACTGGGAAAATCCTTACCTGACCCTCAGCCCGGAGTTTGAAGCCAAGCAGATCGAGATATTCGGAAAGATGGCCAGCAAAGGTTTTATCTATAAAGCTTTGAAGCCGGTTTACTGGTGCATGGACTGTGAAACAGCGCTAGCTGAAGCAGAAATTGAATACAGTGACAACCGTTCACCCAGTATTTACGTTCGCTTTGCTGTAACTGACGGAAAAGGGATTGTTTCGGAAGAAGATACTTATTTTGTAATCTGGACAACAACACCCTGGACAATACCGGCTAACTTAGCAATCTGCTTAAACCCAAACTTGACGTATGTCAATGTCAGCACTGAAAAGGGTAATCTGATTGTAGCCAAAGGATTGCTGGAGGACTTTGTTAAGGCAGTTGAACTGGAACAGTATGAAATCGTTCAGGAATTTGTTGGATCAGAATTGGAAGGGATTGCCTGCCAGCACCCATTAATGGATCGGGATTCCATAGTTATTCTGGGAGATCACGCAACCTTAGAAGCTGGAACTGGCTGCGTTCACACTGCACCCGGTCATGGTCATGAGGACTATTTGGTTGGCTTGAATTACAAACTGCCGATTCTTACACCTGTTGATGAGCATGGAGTCTTTACCGAGGAAGCAGAGCAGTATGCCGGTATAAAGATTACCGATGGCAATAAAAAGATCGTTGAAGATCTAGAGGCAGTGGGCGCGCTGCTTAAGCTTGACTTTGTTTCTCACTCTTATCCGCACTGCTGGCGCTGTAAAGATCCGGTTATCTTTAGGGCTACAGAGCAGTGGTTTGCCTCAATCAGTGGATTTAGAGAAGCCATGCTTGATGCAATAAAACAGGTAGAATGGATTCCTGAGTGGGGTGTTGATCGGATTACCAACATGGTAGCCGAGCGGGGAGATTGGTGTATCTCAAGACAGAGGACCTGGGGTGTGCCGATTCCGCTGTTTTACTGTGACAAGTGCGATGAAGCACTGATCAGTGAAGAAATCACCGATCATGTTGCTGATATTTTCCGCAGCGAAGGCAGCGATGCGTGGTGGACTAGGGAAGCAGCGGAACTGCTGCCAGCAGGCTTTAAGTGCCCGCACTGCGGCAGCGATGAATTTACTAAGGAAACAGATATCATGGATGTCTGGTTTGACTCCGGTTCGTCCCATGCAGCTGTGCTGCAGCAGCGGGATGATCTGAGATGGCCTGCTGATCTGTATCTTGAAGGCAGTGACCAGCATCGCGGCTGGTTCCAGTCTTCGCTGTCAACATCGGTTGCGGTATTTAATGAAGCTCCTTACAAGAGCGTCCTTACCCACGGATTTGTTGTCGATGGTGAGGGCAAGAAAATGTCCAAATCCCTAGGCAACGTTGTTGGTCCGGCTGAAGTCATCAAACAGTACGGGGCAGATATTCTGCGGATGTGGGTTGCCTCAGCTGATTACCGCGGCGATATTCGAGTTTCCCCAGAGATCCTGCGGCAGCTTTCCGATGCTTACCGGAGAATTCGTAATACTGCCCGGTTCATCTTAGGAAATCTCAATGACTTTTCACCTGAGACAGATCAAGTGCCTTATCAGGAATTGGAAGAAATCGACCGGTGGGCACTGGATCAATTGGTTGTTCTCAGTGGTAAGGTTAAAAAGGCTTATCGGGATTATGAGTTTCATGTGGTGTACCACAACATTCATCACTTCTGTGCAGTTGATCTTGGTGGATTCTATCTGGATGTTTTAAAAGATCGGCTTTACTGCGATCAGCCGAACGGAAAGAAGCGGCGATCTGCTCAAACAGCAATGTACACTATTCTTTTAGAGCTGGTGAAACTGTTAGCACCGATTACTGTCTTTACTGCTGACGAAATTTGGCAGCATCTGCCCAAACCACAGTCTGCACCAGAAAGCGTGCATTTGGCTCGCTGGGAGGAACTGCCTGATCAGTATCGCGACGAGACTCTTCGCAATCGGTGGAGTAAACTGCTGGAAGTGAGACGCCATGTAACCAAGGCTTTGGAAGATGCCCGGGCAGAGAAGAAGTTAGGCAGCTCGAATGAAGCAGTGCTTACTGTTACAGCTGCTAGCAGTATGGTTGAGCAGCTGCAGCAGATTTCAGAGTCGCTGGCAATGCTGTTTATCGTTTCGAAAGTTGAATTGGTTAAATCTGACGAGGCTGGAATACAGGTTGATGTTAATCTAGCAGATGCTGAAAAATGTGACCGCTGCTGGCGCCATGACTCCAGTGTCGGTGAGCACGAACAGCACCATGTCTGCAACAGATGTTATACAGTGATCGCAAACTCCTCTGCAGAATAG
- a CDS encoding conjugal transfer protein TraR: MRRNKLKHYRKLLKTERQQLLSTIKSFEDQGIHENMNEVSGELSAYDQHPADYGSQMFEREKDIGLFKNLEYQLQLVDQALQKIDEGSYGICERCQQKISDARLNVLPYAQFCVNCKREEEAKAGADEGARKLSFRRSFRDAGDFVGFDGEDTWQAVARFGTANSPQDVLNAIDYEDTYLDDDEGFSTADDLEDLYRDQ; the protein is encoded by the coding sequence ATGCGTCGGAATAAACTAAAGCATTATCGTAAACTGTTAAAGACCGAACGCCAGCAGCTGCTCAGTACAATCAAATCCTTTGAAGATCAGGGCATCCATGAAAATATGAATGAGGTTAGTGGGGAACTGTCTGCCTATGACCAGCATCCGGCTGACTATGGTTCGCAGATGTTTGAGCGCGAAAAAGATATTGGGCTGTTTAAAAACTTGGAATACCAGCTTCAGCTTGTTGACCAAGCGCTGCAGAAGATCGATGAAGGCAGCTATGGGATTTGCGAAAGATGTCAGCAGAAAATCAGTGATGCACGCTTAAATGTGCTGCCCTACGCTCAGTTCTGTGTGAATTGTAAGCGAGAAGAGGAGGCCAAGGCTGGTGCAGATGAGGGTGCGCGGAAACTATCATTCAGGCGTTCTTTCCGTGATGCCGGTGACTTTGTCGGGTTTGACGGGGAAGATACATGGCAGGCGGTTGCCCGGTTTGGAACGGCCAACAGCCCCCAGGATGTTCTGAATGCGATTGATTATGAGGACACCTATTTAGACGATGATGAAGGCTTCAGCACTGCTGATGATCTTGAAGATCTATATCGGGACCAATAA
- the lspA gene encoding signal peptidase II, with the protein MLYKIAIAAIIVLDQLSKLLISTNFVIGERIRLLPYVYLTYVENVGAAFGLFANYRWLFIGLGLVVLFLTWYYRKEIKKQNKLFQWGIALAIAGTIGNLIDRIRIGAVIDFIDITIFPIFNIADMSIVAGVALLFLEVLINERKANS; encoded by the coding sequence TTGTTATACAAGATCGCGATCGCAGCAATTATTGTGCTTGATCAGCTGAGCAAGCTGCTCATCAGCACGAACTTCGTTATCGGTGAGCGGATTAGACTGCTGCCGTATGTTTACTTAACCTACGTTGAAAACGTGGGTGCCGCCTTCGGTTTGTTTGCCAACTACCGTTGGCTTTTTATTGGTTTAGGACTAGTCGTTTTATTTTTAACTTGGTACTATCGTAAAGAGATCAAAAAGCAGAACAAGCTGTTCCAATGGGGTATAGCCTTGGCAATTGCGGGAACAATTGGTAATCTAATCGATCGAATCCGCATTGGAGCAGTTATAGACTTTATCGATATAACTATTTTTCCCATCTTTAATATTGCTGATATGAGCATTGTGGCAGGGGTTGCGTTATTGTTTCTGGAGGTTTTGATTAATGAGCGGAAAGCGAATAGCTGA
- a CDS encoding RluA family pseudouridine synthase: MSGKRIAENLELIGSEEDAGSRLDVFLADRIGQTRSQVKRLLADGLIAVNGTAVKAGYRLKPGDRISVSIPEPEPLELEPENLELEVIYQDQDLAVVNKPPGLVVHPGAGNTRHTLVNALLYHITDLSGIGGKLRPGIVHRLDKDTSGLMVIAKNDFVHQNLAAQLKARTVKRHYLALVHGIIKDDKGRIEAPIGRHPVDRKKMAVSEQGRPAVTEFEVLEQVNSKYSLVECRLVTGRTHQIRVHLAAINHPIVGDPEYGRKQGNLGAQRQLLHAYYLGFKHPRGEWVEYKTKLPRDFEQILIKARLS; this comes from the coding sequence ATGAGCGGAAAGCGAATAGCTGAAAATCTGGAGTTGATCGGCAGCGAGGAAGATGCAGGCAGCCGCTTAGATGTTTTTCTCGCGGATCGGATTGGACAAACCCGCTCGCAAGTTAAGCGTTTGCTCGCTGATGGTTTAATAGCAGTCAATGGAACGGCTGTTAAAGCCGGGTATCGTTTAAAACCTGGAGATCGGATTTCGGTATCAATTCCCGAGCCGGAACCGCTGGAGCTTGAGCCGGAAAATTTGGAGTTGGAAGTAATCTACCAGGATCAAGATTTGGCAGTGGTTAATAAACCGCCCGGGTTGGTCGTTCATCCGGGAGCGGGCAATACGCGCCATACCCTTGTCAATGCACTCTTATATCATATTACCGATTTGTCCGGGATTGGGGGCAAGCTCCGTCCTGGGATTGTCCACCGTCTCGACAAAGATACGAGCGGACTGATGGTGATCGCCAAAAATGATTTTGTGCATCAGAACTTGGCAGCCCAGCTGAAAGCGCGCACCGTTAAGCGCCACTATTTAGCTCTGGTTCACGGCATCATCAAGGACGATAAAGGCAGAATTGAAGCGCCGATTGGGCGCCATCCGGTAGACCGCAAAAAGATGGCGGTGAGTGAACAAGGCCGTCCTGCTGTTACTGAATTTGAAGTCTTGGAACAGGTTAATTCTAAATATTCATTGGTCGAATGCCGGCTTGTCACGGGAAGAACTCATCAAATCCGCGTTCATCTGGCGGCAATCAATCATCCGATTGTAGGCGATCCAGAATATGGGAGAAAGCAGGGCAACCTGGGAGCGCAGCGTCAGCTGCTTCACGCCTATTATTTGGGTTTTAAGCATCCTAGAGGCGAGTGGGTTGAGTATAAGACAAAACTGCCTAGGGATTTTGAGCAGATTCTGATAAAAGCTAGATTAAGTTAA
- the pyrR gene encoding bifunctional pyr operon transcriptional regulator/uracil phosphoribosyltransferase PyrR, protein MIKKAQIMETDGIRRALTRISHEIIEKNKGIADLAVVGIRTRGVPLAKRIADKIEEIEGAQVPVGILDISLYRDDLSAVADQPTINKTEISFSVVNKTIILVDDVIYTGRTVRAALDGIIDLGRPKAIQLAVLVDRGHRELPIRADFVGKNVPTSKQELISVCLKEIDGEDSVYIMGRPE, encoded by the coding sequence TTGATCAAGAAAGCACAGATTATGGAAACTGACGGGATTAGGCGGGCACTGACCCGCATCTCCCATGAGATTATTGAAAAAAACAAGGGAATAGCTGATCTGGCAGTGGTCGGAATCCGCACCCGCGGAGTACCGCTGGCAAAACGGATTGCTGACAAGATTGAGGAGATCGAAGGAGCACAGGTACCAGTGGGTATTTTGGATATTTCCCTGTATCGTGATGATTTATCTGCTGTAGCAGATCAGCCAACTATTAACAAGACGGAGATTTCTTTTTCGGTTGTAAACAAAACGATTATTTTAGTGGACGATGTAATCTATACTGGGCGGACAGTGCGCGCAGCTCTGGATGGTATCATCGATCTAGGCCGTCCAAAAGCGATTCAGCTGGCAGTCCTTGTCGACAGAGGACACAGGGAACTGCCAATCCGCGCAGATTTTGTTGGTAAGAATGTACCAACTTCTAAGCAAGAACTGATATCAGTATGCTTAAAGGAAATTGACGGTGAAGACAGTGTCTACATTATGGGCAGGCCAGAGTAA
- a CDS encoding Ku protein, protein MRSLWSGAISFGLVNIPVKMYAATERQDLKFNYLHSKCHTPIRYQKMCPTCQVEVGQDEIVRGFEFAKGQYVVLTEADFAGVAIEATKTIDILNFVDLAEIDPIYFDKTYFLEAVKPGIKAYQLLRQAMMQTGKIALARVVIRTKQVLAAIRLYQDVMALETMFYPAEIRSSEELIIREVVEPSERELDMAVSLIESQSVSFEPAKYENEYRKALVDLIDAKIAGDEGIIAAEPQAKEEIFDLMAALEASLRVAENQAKEEKEHVFG, encoded by the coding sequence ATGCGCAGCCTTTGGAGCGGCGCTATTAGTTTTGGTTTGGTAAATATTCCCGTAAAAATGTACGCTGCCACAGAGCGCCAAGACTTGAAGTTTAATTACCTGCACAGCAAATGCCACACACCGATTCGCTACCAGAAAATGTGCCCAACCTGTCAGGTGGAAGTGGGTCAGGATGAGATTGTGCGGGGTTTTGAATTTGCCAAAGGGCAGTATGTGGTGCTGACGGAAGCTGATTTTGCCGGAGTGGCCATTGAAGCTACTAAGACGATTGATATCCTTAACTTCGTAGATTTAGCAGAAATTGATCCGATTTATTTTGATAAGACGTACTTTTTGGAAGCAGTAAAACCTGGAATCAAAGCGTATCAACTGCTGCGGCAGGCAATGATGCAGACAGGCAAGATTGCTCTGGCAAGAGTGGTGATTCGCACCAAACAGGTGCTGGCGGCAATACGCCTTTATCAGGATGTCATGGCCTTAGAAACGATGTTTTACCCAGCAGAGATCAGGTCTTCTGAGGAGCTTATTATCCGTGAAGTAGTTGAGCCCAGCGAGCGGGAGCTGGACATGGCTGTCAGTCTGATTGAAAGCCAGTCAGTATCTTTTGAACCTGCCAAATATGAGAATGAATACCGCAAGGCCCTCGTTGATTTGATTGATGCAAAAATTGCGGGAGATGAAGGCATAATCGCAGCAGAGCCCCAAGCCAAGGAGGAAATCTTCGACCTCATGGCTGCGCTGGAGGCATCACTTAGGGTGGCTGAAAACCAAGCGAAGGAAGAAAAAGAGCATGTTTTCGGCTGA
- a CDS encoding ATP-dependent DNA ligase encodes MFSAELIKPMLAVDYPSAFDSSDYLFEIKWDGYRCLAYCGTEITLYSRSHRDLTPYFPEIAQDLKKVGSSCILDGELIMLGDDHKPNFSQLQRKKPGDIGTYVVFDILHLNGEDLIQEPLVRRREHLSALIEGRSFSTVLMSRGVEQHGVRFFAAVKEQNLEGMVAKDKYSVYLPGKRSRAWRKIKVRLETDAVIIGYIPDHTGFKSLLLAQYDQEQLVYVGNVGTGFSDQDKKILRAGLARISAEQSGLAQDPQVPGALWVKPVLIARVGYLEYTADGRLRQPSFLGLRVDKAVEECAVP; translated from the coding sequence ATGTTTTCGGCTGAGTTAATCAAGCCTATGTTAGCTGTAGATTACCCCAGCGCTTTTGATTCTTCAGATTATTTGTTTGAGATCAAGTGGGATGGATACCGCTGCCTTGCCTACTGCGGGACAGAGATAACACTGTACAGCCGCAGCCACCGGGATCTGACACCTTATTTTCCTGAAATAGCGCAGGACCTTAAAAAAGTTGGCTCGTCCTGCATATTAGATGGAGAACTGATCATGCTGGGTGATGATCATAAACCAAACTTTTCGCAGCTGCAGCGAAAAAAACCGGGAGATATCGGTACCTATGTTGTCTTTGATATCCTTCACCTAAATGGTGAGGATCTGATCCAAGAGCCACTTGTCCGCAGGCGCGAGCATCTCAGCGCTTTGATCGAGGGGCGTTCATTCAGTACTGTGCTGATGTCACGGGGGGTAGAACAGCACGGGGTTAGATTCTTCGCTGCTGTTAAGGAGCAAAACTTGGAGGGAATGGTTGCCAAGGATAAATACAGTGTTTATCTGCCGGGAAAAAGAAGCAGAGCGTGGCGGAAAATTAAAGTGCGTCTGGAGACTGATGCTGTGATTATTGGTTATATTCCAGATCATACCGGGTTTAAATCATTATTGTTGGCCCAATATGACCAGGAACAGTTGGTCTATGTAGGTAATGTTGGAACCGGCTTTTCTGATCAGGACAAGAAGATTCTGAGAGCGGGCTTAGCCCGGATTTCGGCTGAGCAAAGTGGGTTAGCTCAAGACCCACAAGTTCCTGGTGCATTATGGGTAAAGCCTGTCTTGATCGCTAGGGTTGGTTATTTAGAGTACACAGCAGATGGCAGACTGCGGCAGCCCAGCTTCCTCGGCTTGAGGGTTGATAAAGCGGTTGAGGAGTGTGCTGTGCCATGA
- a CDS encoding DNA polymerase domain-containing protein: MRTLQDVSISDRQVALTNLDKILWPAPVITKADLIKYYLAVAPTALKHWSGRPLTITRYPNGIEGDGFYQKNCPDYAPEWITRVPLVTDNKTTEYIICNDLATLVWLGNQGMLEIHPALYHLDFYPAPSFAVIDLDPTAPAGFTEARDTAKKVKLVLDELGLRGYPKTSGATGIHIYIPLKPRYTFKQTSRLVEFIGKILVQFYPETVTNERLIKNRHGVYIDHLQNLAGKTIVGVYSPRPLPQAPVSTPVRWEELDEIKPENFTVETVPLRIEQQGDLFEPVLSDLQSIDHLLKFFSDK, translated from the coding sequence ATGAGAACCCTCCAAGATGTAAGCATTTCTGACAGGCAGGTTGCTCTGACTAATCTTGATAAAATACTATGGCCAGCTCCTGTCATTACCAAGGCAGATTTAATCAAGTATTATCTTGCGGTGGCGCCAACTGCACTTAAGCACTGGAGCGGTCGTCCCCTGACGATAACACGTTATCCTAACGGCATTGAAGGTGATGGTTTTTATCAGAAGAACTGTCCTGATTACGCTCCTGAGTGGATAACGCGGGTTCCTCTAGTCACCGATAATAAAACTACCGAATATATTATCTGTAACGATTTAGCTACTCTGGTCTGGTTGGGAAATCAAGGCATGCTGGAGATTCATCCTGCCCTCTATCATCTAGATTTTTATCCGGCGCCCAGTTTTGCTGTTATTGATCTAGACCCGACAGCTCCTGCGGGGTTTACTGAAGCGAGGGATACAGCTAAGAAAGTTAAGCTAGTCCTGGATGAACTGGGACTGCGAGGGTATCCCAAGACATCTGGGGCGACGGGCATTCATATCTATATTCCTCTTAAACCTAGATATACTTTTAAGCAGACCAGCCGGCTGGTTGAATTTATTGGTAAGATTTTAGTTCAATTTTATCCGGAAACTGTTACCAATGAGCGGCTGATTAAAAATCGCCATGGTGTATATATCGATCATCTCCAGAATCTGGCAGGTAAAACAATTGTCGGAGTCTACAGCCCCAGACCGCTGCCGCAGGCGCCGGTCTCGACCCCAGTACGTTGGGAAGAACTAGATGAGATTAAACCGGAAAATTTCACGGTGGAGACGGTTCCGCTTCGGATCGAGCAGCAGGGTGATCTTTTCGAACCGGTTTTGTCGGATCTGCAGTCTATCGATCATCTGCTTAAGTTTTTTTCAGATAAATAA
- a CDS encoding putative sporulation protein YtxC, translated as MESVRSTIDAEFMSASWRSEGRYTFIDLPRGPEFRSDLKITNTLAAIIFGQLSRLWLKRLLRLNYAYFDEDEQRTILQNAYKKMGINSGQLYQQVYSALADYLISNNQINLEGFIRFRVKEFWLFLQELVDKAVDEFLEEQEYQEFVKLLHYFVELQEPKTELINVIVDQPNGFQILDHNGNVIETDHLEDVILEVSSSELDFEDFLISALITIAPAKIILHVCRGDRVEKTIVNIFGSRVYICDGCSLCSDLCNCT; from the coding sequence ATGGAATCAGTTAGATCTACAATCGATGCTGAATTTATGTCGGCGTCCTGGCGCAGCGAAGGACGTTATACTTTCATAGATTTGCCGAGAGGCCCGGAGTTTCGTTCAGATCTGAAAATCACGAATACGCTGGCAGCGATTATTTTTGGACAGCTGTCACGGCTGTGGCTCAAGCGTCTGCTGCGGCTGAACTATGCTTATTTTGATGAGGATGAGCAGCGGACGATTCTGCAGAATGCCTACAAAAAAATGGGAATCAACTCAGGACAGCTTTACCAACAGGTTTATTCCGCTTTAGCAGATTATTTGATCAGCAACAATCAAATCAATTTGGAAGGTTTTATTCGGTTTCGGGTCAAAGAGTTTTGGCTGTTTCTGCAGGAACTGGTGGACAAAGCAGTCGACGAGTTTTTAGAGGAGCAGGAGTACCAGGAATTCGTAAAGCTGCTCCACTATTTCGTTGAACTGCAGGAGCCGAAGACTGAGCTGATTAATGTAATCGTGGATCAGCCCAACGGTTTTCAGATATTGGATCACAACGGCAATGTGATCGAAACTGATCATTTGGAAGATGTAATCCTCGAGGTTAGTTCGAGCGAACTTGATTTTGAAGATTTTTTAATCAGTGCTTTGATTACGATTGCTCCAGCTAAGATCATTCTCCACGTCTGCCGTGGAGATCGGGTAGAAAAGACTATTGTGAATATCTTTGGCAGCAGAGTGTATATCTGCGATGGCTGCTCTCTTTGCAGTGATCTGTGTAACTGCACGTAA